The Bacteriovorax sp. Seq25_V genome includes a region encoding these proteins:
- the rpiB gene encoding ribose 5-phosphate isomerase B — MKIFIATDHGALEQKNELAKYLIASGHEIIDLGTHTPDSCHYPEYATSLAREVIKHQSFGILLCGSGIGVSVVANKYKGITAALCRSVDDARLSREHNNANVICFGGRVSTVEDMKVMADTFLSTKFEGGRHETRTQMFANLGTELV; from the coding sequence ATGAAAATTTTTATCGCAACTGATCACGGTGCTCTTGAGCAAAAAAATGAACTTGCAAAATATCTAATTGCAAGTGGTCACGAAATCATTGATCTTGGAACACATACTCCAGACAGCTGTCACTATCCAGAATATGCGACCTCTTTAGCAAGAGAAGTTATCAAGCATCAAAGCTTTGGTATTCTTCTCTGTGGTTCAGGTATTGGTGTCAGTGTTGTGGCCAATAAGTATAAAGGTATCACAGCTGCGCTTTGCCGATCTGTTGATGATGCAAGACTTTCTCGTGAGCATAATAATGCCAATGTTATTTGCTTTGGTGGAAGAGTTTCTACTGTTGAAGATATGAAAGTGATGGCCGATACTTTTTTAAGTACAAAGTTTGAAGGCGGAAGACATGAAACGCGAACGCAAATGTTTGCAAATCTTGGAACGGAATTAGTATGA
- a CDS encoding polyprenol monophosphomannose synthase, translated as MLPYNKTLIIIPTYNEIDNIERMITTVFGLYPEISLLIIEDGSPDGTAEVVKKLQATYSNLNMIERKGKLGLGTAYITGFRWAIEKGYDFVFEMDCDFSHDPNQIPDLLEAAQTNDLVIGSRYIDGIRIINWPFRRLLLSYLASIYTRFITNIPVHDTTGGFKCFTRKALTSLNLDRIISNGYIFQLELNYKIWAMGLNVKEVPIIFYERRDGQSKMGGGIITEAVFAVLKLRVLRIFGKLI; from the coding sequence TTGTTACCATATAATAAAACACTCATCATTATTCCAACTTATAATGAAATTGATAATATTGAGAGAATGATCACAACTGTTTTTGGTCTTTATCCTGAGATCTCACTTCTTATTATTGAAGATGGCTCACCAGATGGAACAGCAGAAGTTGTTAAAAAGCTTCAAGCGACTTATAGCAACCTTAATATGATTGAAAGAAAAGGAAAGCTTGGGCTTGGAACTGCTTACATCACTGGTTTTAGATGGGCGATTGAAAAAGGTTATGACTTTGTATTTGAAATGGACTGTGACTTTTCCCACGACCCAAATCAAATTCCAGATCTTCTAGAAGCAGCACAAACAAATGATCTTGTAATTGGTTCTCGCTATATCGACGGAATTAGAATCATCAACTGGCCATTTAGACGACTACTACTCTCTTACCTAGCATCTATTTATACTCGTTTTATTACGAACATTCCCGTCCACGATACGACTGGTGGATTCAAATGCTTTACAAGAAAGGCGTTAACAAGCCTTAATCTTGATCGCATTATTTCTAACGGATATATCTTTCAACTAGAGCTTAATTATAAAATTTGGGCAATGGGACTAAATGTAAAAGAAGTTCCGATCATTTTTTATGAAAGACGTGACGGTCAGTCAAAAATGGGTGGAGGTATTATTACTGAAGCAGTATTCGCCGTCTTAAAACTTAGAGTTTTAAGAATCTTTGGAAAGTTAATATAA
- a CDS encoding thiol-disulfide oxidoreductase DCC family protein, whose translation MEDKPKLPILLFDQECSLCVRFKDSLLKINKTDSITMVPIQDESIYEVFPLLNKDKCYEEIHLIKEDGTFISGKEVVTYLMQLNPLVSKFSWLIESDMGKKAINYFHHMTNQYRQNIKRKCPSCMR comes from the coding sequence ATGGAAGATAAACCAAAGTTACCAATTCTACTATTTGACCAAGAGTGCTCACTCTGCGTCAGATTTAAAGACTCACTACTGAAGATCAATAAAACTGATAGTATCACGATGGTTCCTATTCAGGATGAATCGATATACGAAGTTTTCCCGCTCCTAAACAAAGATAAGTGTTATGAAGAAATTCACCTGATTAAGGAAGATGGGACGTTTATTTCAGGCAAGGAAGTTGTCACTTATCTCATGCAACTCAACCCACTTGTGAGTAAATTTTCTTGGCTAATTGAGAGTGATATGGGAAAAAAAGCTATTAATTATTTTCACCACATGACCAATCAGTACCGCCAGAACATTAAGCGTAAATGTCCGTCATGTATGAGATAG
- a CDS encoding metal-dependent transcriptional regulator — protein sequence MNTDKKNKEAELSHSMVHYLLTIHKLKEDRGYARVTDIARDLGLTKGSVSTALNNLKKKNLVKEEEDTKFLLLTSEGHDEVHRILSSRTLLYYFLRDFVGVSEELAERDSCQMEHLMSPETSEKFFEFMKTLACSCEDLQKSGKLPKGFNFKTTLDLCDFTTAEEFMEGQKGDSYLSDDHKDS from the coding sequence ATGAATACTGATAAAAAAAATAAAGAAGCTGAATTATCGCACTCGATGGTGCACTACCTTTTGACTATCCATAAATTGAAAGAAGACAGGGGATATGCTCGTGTGACTGATATTGCTCGCGATCTTGGACTGACTAAAGGAAGTGTTTCAACAGCACTAAATAATTTAAAAAAGAAGAACTTAGTAAAGGAAGAAGAGGATACAAAATTCTTACTTCTTACTAGTGAAGGTCATGATGAAGTTCACAGAATTTTATCATCAAGGACTTTACTATATTATTTCCTGAGAGATTTTGTCGGAGTTAGTGAAGAACTGGCCGAGAGGGATTCATGTCAGATGGAACATTTAATGAGTCCAGAGACGAGTGAAAAGTTCTTTGAGTTTATGAAAACTTTGGCCTGTTCTTGTGAGGATCTACAAAAGTCGGGTAAACTTCCTAAAGGTTTTAATTTTAAAACAACTCTTGATTTGTGTGATTTCACGACAGCGGAAGAGTTTATGGAAGGACAAAAGGGTGACTCGTACTTATCAGACGACCACAAAGATTCTTAA
- a CDS encoding membrane protein has protein sequence MIFSTIKNIHQEFVNIDKKDRRNILAVAFNLFLVLFSYPMIRSASTAIFLEKFGAKNTPLVWILSVIALSLSVTLFNRFQKKKDVFFLYNFVVFVTVIFFLICNGLYYLDFSYSSYFYYVWKEVYIILLVHLSLGYLNASVEYKVAKLTYGPLGALGSLGGVLGGIATNKFIPWMNAINGGHGVFFVGLLGVTVVALTHFVFRSTGESVHLKQDQKKELSPLRSVRDVKSYVFLVASIVAISQFVINLANYKFNLGIEGSVNGLEEKATFLGNVYSNINLISFLFQIFLIPIILKFIKVKWVHFFIPFIYILIFFTTLGPVGGFIPVTILFVTYKGLDYSLFSTAKEMLYFPLLDVQKYGAKYIVDMIVYRASKMVISAVLLIYNTAFFVDCTLGICLIVWIILTAFLFTKKHDR, from the coding sequence ATGATTTTCAGTACAATTAAAAATATTCATCAAGAATTTGTGAATATAGACAAGAAAGATAGAAGAAATATTTTAGCAGTCGCTTTTAATTTATTTCTCGTTCTTTTTTCTTATCCAATGATTCGTTCAGCATCAACAGCTATTTTCTTGGAGAAGTTTGGTGCGAAGAATACACCTCTCGTTTGGATTCTTTCAGTTATTGCCTTGTCTTTGTCCGTAACTTTGTTTAACCGTTTTCAAAAAAAGAAAGATGTTTTCTTCTTATATAATTTTGTAGTTTTTGTAACTGTAATCTTCTTTTTAATTTGTAATGGACTTTATTATTTAGATTTCAGTTACTCATCTTATTTTTATTATGTCTGGAAAGAAGTTTATATTATCTTGCTTGTTCACTTATCTCTTGGATATCTAAATGCAAGTGTTGAGTATAAAGTTGCAAAATTAACTTATGGACCGCTTGGAGCACTGGGGAGTCTTGGAGGAGTTCTAGGTGGTATTGCAACTAACAAGTTTATTCCATGGATGAATGCAATTAATGGCGGACATGGAGTATTCTTTGTCGGGCTTTTGGGAGTTACTGTCGTTGCGTTGACTCACTTTGTTTTTAGATCAACAGGAGAATCTGTTCATTTGAAACAAGATCAGAAAAAAGAATTATCTCCATTAAGATCTGTCAGAGATGTAAAATCTTACGTTTTTTTAGTGGCATCGATTGTCGCCATATCACAATTTGTAATCAATTTAGCGAACTATAAATTTAATCTTGGTATTGAAGGAAGTGTAAATGGCCTTGAGGAAAAGGCGACTTTCTTAGGCAACGTGTACTCAAATATCAACTTAATTAGTTTTCTATTTCAAATATTTCTCATACCAATAATATTGAAGTTCATTAAAGTTAAGTGGGTTCACTTCTTTATTCCATTCATCTATATCCTTATTTTCTTTACTACTTTAGGACCAGTGGGTGGGTTTATTCCAGTGACAATACTATTTGTTACTTACAAGGGATTAGACTATTCACTTTTTTCAACTGCAAAGGAAATGTTATACTTCCCACTGTTGGATGTGCAGAAATATGGAGCCAAGTACATTGTTGATATGATCGTCTATAGAGCTTCTAAGATGGTGATTTCGGCGGTACTACTCATTTATAACACGGCATTTTTTGTTGACTGTACTCTAGGAATTTGCTTAATTGTTTGGATAATATTAACGGCTTTTTTATTTACAAAGAAGCACGATAGATAA
- a CDS encoding M3 family metallopeptidase, producing MSNPFFSEYKTPFGAVPFDEIKNEHYLPALAKAIEELNSEIEAIKTNSEAPTFENTIEKYATSGEMLNKVSGVFFNLHSAHTNDEMTEIAKEFAPKLTAATNNIRLDAKLFERIKAVYETKESLALTAEQMTLLEKSYKDFARNGALLADAQKDEVRKIDEELSTLGLKFSDNVLKETNEYKLVIENEADLKGLPESIVEAAAITATEKGHEGKWVFTLDYTSYGPFVTYCENRALREEIARAASKKACKGDERDNQEIIKRIAVLRHKRANILGYATHADFVLEERMALKASNVFGLLNDLKDKAMPAAKEHIDEIKDFANKLDGITTLMPWDYSYYFEKLKKEKYSIDDEMLRPYFKLENVIDGIFQVAKKLFGLNFTIRNDIPKYHEDVITYEVTDAAGNHVALFYGDYFPRATKRSGAWMTLFREQHIDGNTDIRPHVANVCNFTKPTKTKPSLLTFNEVTTLFHEFGHGLHGMLSKCKYETLAGTNVFWDFVELPSQIMENWAYEKECLDLFAKHYETGELIPAELVEKVKTSANFGEGQGTLRQLSFGLLDMSWHAADPSSIDSVEDHEEKATRDVRLLPKIDGGLSSTAFGHIFAGGYSAGYYSYKWAEVLDADAFEFFKEKGIFNTEVADLFRENILEKGGSEHPMKLYKQFRGHEPKVDALLRRSGLL from the coding sequence ATGTCTAATCCATTTTTTTCAGAATATAAAACACCATTTGGAGCAGTACCTTTTGATGAAATTAAAAATGAGCACTACTTGCCGGCCCTTGCTAAAGCAATCGAAGAGTTAAATTCAGAGATCGAAGCAATTAAAACAAACTCAGAAGCTCCAACTTTCGAAAACACAATTGAAAAGTATGCTACTTCTGGAGAGATGCTTAATAAAGTTTCAGGAGTATTTTTTAATCTTCATTCAGCACATACTAATGATGAAATGACTGAGATTGCAAAAGAGTTTGCACCGAAGCTTACTGCTGCAACTAATAATATCAGATTAGATGCAAAACTTTTTGAAAGAATCAAAGCAGTATATGAAACAAAAGAATCACTCGCATTAACAGCTGAGCAAATGACACTTCTTGAAAAATCTTATAAGGATTTTGCTAGAAATGGAGCATTACTTGCTGATGCTCAAAAAGATGAAGTTCGAAAAATTGATGAAGAGTTATCAACTCTAGGTTTAAAGTTTTCTGACAACGTTTTAAAAGAAACCAATGAATATAAACTAGTTATTGAAAATGAAGCTGATCTTAAAGGTCTTCCAGAAAGTATTGTTGAAGCTGCTGCGATAACAGCTACTGAAAAGGGACATGAAGGAAAGTGGGTGTTTACTCTTGATTACACAAGTTATGGTCCATTTGTAACATACTGTGAAAATAGAGCGCTTAGAGAAGAAATCGCTCGTGCCGCTTCTAAGAAAGCATGTAAAGGTGATGAGAGAGATAATCAAGAGATTATTAAAAGAATCGCGGTTTTAAGACATAAGAGAGCAAATATTCTAGGATATGCTACACATGCTGATTTCGTCCTTGAAGAAAGAATGGCCCTAAAAGCATCAAATGTTTTTGGATTACTTAATGATCTTAAAGATAAGGCTATGCCAGCTGCAAAAGAGCATATCGATGAGATCAAAGACTTTGCTAATAAGCTTGATGGTATTACTACTCTTATGCCATGGGACTACTCTTACTATTTTGAAAAACTAAAGAAAGAAAAGTATTCAATTGATGATGAAATGCTTCGTCCATATTTTAAACTCGAAAATGTTATTGATGGTATTTTCCAAGTTGCTAAAAAACTATTCGGCCTAAACTTTACAATAAGAAATGATATTCCTAAGTATCATGAAGATGTTATCACATATGAAGTTACTGACGCTGCTGGAAACCACGTAGCTCTTTTTTATGGGGATTACTTCCCACGCGCAACTAAGAGAAGTGGTGCATGGATGACACTTTTTAGAGAGCAGCATATCGATGGAAATACTGATATTCGCCCACATGTGGCCAATGTTTGTAATTTTACAAAACCGACAAAAACTAAACCATCTCTATTAACTTTCAATGAAGTGACAACTCTTTTTCACGAGTTTGGACATGGTCTTCATGGAATGCTTTCAAAGTGTAAGTATGAAACACTCGCTGGTACAAATGTTTTCTGGGACTTTGTAGAGCTGCCTTCTCAAATCATGGAAAACTGGGCCTACGAAAAAGAATGTCTTGATTTATTTGCTAAGCACTATGAAACAGGTGAATTAATCCCTGCAGAGCTAGTTGAGAAAGTTAAAACAAGTGCTAATTTTGGCGAAGGTCAAGGAACTTTAAGACAACTTTCATTTGGACTTTTAGATATGTCATGGCATGCGGCTGATCCATCTTCAATTGATAGTGTTGAAGATCATGAAGAGAAAGCTACTCGTGATGTTAGACTTCTTCCAAAAATCGATGGTGGACTAAGCAGTACTGCATTCGGACATATTTTTGCTGGTGGATATTCAGCTGGTTATTACAGCTATAAATGGGCCGAAGTTCTAGATGCTGATGCATTTGAGTTTTTTAAAGAGAAAGGAATATTTAATACAGAGGTTGCTGATCTTTTTAGAGAAAATATCTTGGAGAAGGGTGGGTCTGAGCATCCTATGAAGCTCTATAAGCAATTCAGAGGGCATGAGCCAAAGGTTGATGCTTTACTTAGAAGAAGTGGTTTACTTTAA
- a CDS encoding saccharopine dehydrogenase translates to MTTIWLRDEVKENEKRTPLTPQNAGKLINAGHQVIVEESIDRIFPIDDYKKIGATIVPSNSWITNAPLDAFILGLKELKEDTFNLTHKHIYFAHIFKGQDGAKDVFERYNKGEGILFDLEFLLQENGRRVAAFGFWAGYVGAALAVENYCHHLKNEPPARLKHYQNKSEWVSLLKTKLDGIKPPTSLIIGALGRCGTGANQLLEDLGLSSTKWDVEETSKGGPFKEILEHDIFVNTVLMTDKINPFLDQDIIKLNTTLKIISDVSCDPNSELNPIPIYSSHTTWDDPIINAFESDISIIAIDNLPSALPKESSEDFSDQLFPHLLNLCNEGLNNYTWRHAKEIFDKKRAL, encoded by the coding sequence ATGACTACAATATGGCTCAGAGACGAAGTAAAAGAGAATGAAAAACGTACACCTCTTACTCCACAAAATGCTGGAAAATTGATCAATGCTGGCCACCAGGTCATAGTCGAAGAATCGATAGATCGAATTTTCCCAATAGATGATTATAAAAAAATTGGTGCAACAATTGTACCTTCAAATTCTTGGATAACTAACGCTCCACTCGATGCTTTTATCTTAGGTCTCAAAGAGTTAAAAGAGGATACATTCAATCTTACTCATAAGCACATTTATTTTGCTCATATTTTTAAGGGCCAAGATGGTGCGAAAGATGTTTTTGAGAGATATAACAAAGGAGAAGGCATTCTATTCGATCTTGAGTTTTTACTCCAAGAAAATGGTCGTCGTGTTGCTGCTTTCGGATTCTGGGCCGGATATGTAGGAGCAGCTCTTGCCGTCGAAAATTACTGTCATCATCTCAAAAATGAACCTCCAGCAAGGCTAAAACACTATCAGAATAAGTCAGAATGGGTAAGTTTATTAAAGACTAAGCTTGACGGTATAAAACCACCGACATCTCTCATTATTGGTGCTCTAGGAAGATGTGGAACTGGTGCTAATCAACTACTCGAAGACCTTGGTCTATCATCAACAAAATGGGATGTAGAAGAAACAAGTAAAGGTGGCCCGTTTAAAGAAATCCTTGAACACGATATTTTTGTTAACACTGTCTTGATGACAGATAAAATAAATCCATTTTTAGATCAAGACATAATAAAGTTAAATACAACACTAAAAATTATTTCTGATGTCAGCTGTGATCCAAATAGTGAACTAAATCCCATACCAATTTACTCTAGTCATACAACTTGGGATGATCCAATAATCAATGCTTTCGAATCAGATATCAGTATCATTGCAATAGATAATCTCCCTTCAGCTTTACCAAAAGAAAGTTCAGAAGATTTCTCAGATCAGTTATTTCCTCACCTTTTAAATCTTTGCAACGAAGGTCTTAATAACTACACATGGAGACATGCTAAAGAAATATTTGATAAAAAAAGGGCACTCTAG
- a CDS encoding MFS transporter — protein sequence MALPKVLKYPNFKKLYLAGLTSELGSFITETALMLVVFELSSNNKSYLGAARAVFLFFLTLGNILGGALGEKFNRRNLLLFTNYGRIPLVASLFFIKDVYWIIAVDGLIALFTGIYNPTRQTLVNDIVPQKDIPKANALFGSTFAILHMLGPFLGATLYSTFKGIHEVLSFDLFTYFIGIYLIGTIHYTPPKKEESGKSIIRESYEGFTYISKNRDLVAVVSNAIVAGFCIGFLIPLMLPYFLDVLKLDEQAYGITFSFFGLGGVIGGWVSQKFHEKYLPGKMIVWSLCTEPILMLLWLYIPGFYSSLIIFLLWGIAVFVRITSQLNYVSIKVDSKYLSRVFALLDLSFVFPNIASGIIISIIGDKIDTVTILKTIAIIFAVCVFPRLLFKDMKSLYNSNSEAAQRDTSIQDKIEG from the coding sequence GTGGCCCTGCCAAAAGTTTTAAAATATCCAAATTTTAAGAAGCTATATCTTGCGGGCTTAACTTCAGAGTTAGGCTCATTCATTACAGAGACAGCCTTAATGCTCGTGGTTTTTGAGCTTAGTAGTAATAACAAGTCCTACTTAGGTGCTGCACGTGCAGTGTTTCTCTTTTTCTTAACATTAGGTAATATTCTTGGAGGAGCTCTTGGCGAAAAGTTCAATCGAAGGAACCTCTTACTTTTTACAAATTATGGGAGAATTCCATTAGTTGCTTCTTTATTTTTTATCAAAGATGTTTATTGGATTATCGCGGTTGATGGCCTAATTGCTCTATTTACTGGGATCTATAATCCAACAAGACAAACCCTCGTCAATGATATAGTTCCTCAAAAAGATATACCAAAGGCAAATGCTCTTTTCGGATCAACATTTGCAATTCTGCACATGCTAGGTCCTTTTTTGGGGGCAACTCTTTATTCAACATTTAAAGGGATCCACGAAGTTCTAAGTTTTGATCTATTCACTTACTTTATTGGAATTTATCTTATTGGTACAATTCACTACACTCCCCCTAAAAAAGAAGAGAGTGGGAAGTCAATTATAAGAGAATCATATGAAGGCTTCACTTATATTTCAAAAAATCGTGACCTTGTAGCTGTTGTATCAAATGCTATTGTTGCAGGATTTTGTATTGGTTTTCTTATTCCCCTTATGCTGCCTTACTTCCTAGATGTTCTGAAACTTGACGAGCAGGCCTATGGAATAACTTTTTCATTCTTTGGTCTTGGTGGCGTAATTGGAGGCTGGGTTAGCCAGAAATTTCATGAAAAATATCTACCTGGAAAAATGATTGTTTGGTCACTTTGTACCGAACCAATTTTAATGCTTTTATGGCTCTACATTCCGGGTTTTTACAGCTCACTGATAATCTTTCTCTTATGGGGAATTGCAGTATTTGTGCGCATAACAAGTCAATTAAACTATGTATCAATAAAAGTTGATTCCAAATACCTTTCTCGTGTTTTTGCTCTTCTTGACCTCTCCTTTGTTTTTCCAAACATTGCCAGTGGAATAATCATCTCTATTATTGGGGATAAAATTGACACAGTAACAATTTTAAAAACGATCGCAATTATTTTTGCAGTTTGTGTTTTTCCAAGATTGCTTTTTAAAGATATGAAGTCACTTTACAATTCAAATAGTGAAGCGGCGCAAAGAGATACATCGATACAAGATAAAATAGAAGGATGA
- a CDS encoding nitronate monooxygenase family protein: MINTWLTETFKIKYPIIMAPMFLASSKEMLIEAAKAGIMGCIPAANWRTPELFEEGIQELKKECPGPFGINLIVNKSNIYLAKQIEICEKYVPDFIITSLGSPEEVIKKCRPQGTKIFCDVVDVTYAQKVESLGADAIIAVNSGAGGHAGPVPTSILVPMLQKHCKIPVISAGGVGTGSGLLSSLSLGAEGVSIGSPFIATDESPVSEEYKDAVVKYGAKDIVMTNKISGSACTVINTPYVQKIGVNQNFIEAFLNSNRQFKKYAKMLTYYKGMKAVEKAAFAATYKTVWVAGPSIEFITKKEKVSDVISRLISEYEEALETFKNKLG; this comes from the coding sequence ATGATCAATACATGGCTAACTGAAACATTCAAAATTAAATATCCAATAATAATGGCTCCAATGTTCCTTGCCTCAAGTAAAGAAATGCTTATTGAAGCTGCTAAAGCTGGTATCATGGGCTGTATTCCTGCTGCAAACTGGAGAACACCTGAGTTATTTGAAGAAGGAATACAAGAGTTAAAAAAAGAATGCCCAGGTCCATTTGGAATCAATCTCATAGTAAACAAGTCAAATATCTATCTCGCAAAACAAATAGAAATTTGCGAAAAATATGTGCCAGACTTCATTATCACTTCCCTTGGAAGTCCTGAGGAAGTCATAAAGAAGTGTCGCCCACAAGGTACAAAAATATTCTGTGACGTAGTTGATGTTACTTACGCACAAAAAGTTGAATCCCTTGGAGCCGATGCAATTATTGCCGTTAACTCAGGTGCTGGCGGACATGCTGGCCCAGTTCCCACTTCAATTCTAGTTCCAATGCTACAGAAACACTGTAAAATTCCAGTTATTTCTGCAGGAGGTGTTGGAACAGGGTCAGGTCTCCTTAGTTCTCTATCTCTTGGTGCTGAAGGTGTTTCAATTGGCAGCCCATTCATCGCAACTGATGAAAGTCCTGTATCTGAAGAATATAAAGATGCTGTTGTTAAATATGGTGCTAAAGATATTGTTATGACTAATAAAATATCGGGAAGTGCATGTACAGTAATCAATACACCTTATGTTCAAAAAATTGGTGTAAATCAAAATTTTATTGAAGCTTTCCTAAACTCTAATAGACAGTTTAAAAAGTATGCAAAGATGCTAACTTACTACAAAGGAATGAAAGCTGTTGAGAAAGCAGCATTTGCCGCAACTTATAAAACAGTTTGGGTGGCTGGCCCATCAATTGAGTTTATTACAAAGAAAGAAAAAGTTAGTGATGTTATCTCACGACTAATTAGTGAATACGAAGAAGCATTAGAGACTTTCAAAAATAAATTAGGGTAG